CAGTATGCCGACGCTCACGGTTGTCCTCCGCATCGGGCAAAGCACGTCGTGCTGTGTGCAGTCATACCCTGTAAGTTTACCGCTCGAGGCGCCGTGCGGTCGTGAACCGTGTTCAGTCAACTACCCTGACCAAACCCTAAGGGGTTCTGGCCAGAGCTTGCAGTGAAGGGCCATCCGGCCCCCGGCGATGCCGGTACTCAAGGGACAGAACCATGCAGAGCACGATTCGCTTCCCCCGCGTTCGGCGGGTTGACAGCCGCCCAGCCCCGAACCGAGAGGTTCAAGGCTGCGACCTTGTCTACATGGTCAGCGAACCCGCAGACCCGGCATTGGAAGGTGCTTTGGTTGGGCCGGTTGGCCCGCTCGGTATGCCCACAGTGGGGGCATTCCCGGCTGGAGTTTCGGGGGTCAACCCACACCACCCGGACCCCGGCCCTTTGGGCCTTGTAGCCGATTTTCTGCGCCAAGTCGTGAAAAGCCCAAGCGTGCAGCGTGGAGCGCTGAGGCCGTCTAACCCTGACCGTCTTCCAGGGCAATCGCCCGATTCGTGCGTTGGGCCTTCTCCACGATGCGCTTGCTGATGGTGTGGTTCACGTCATGGGCAAACCTCCGCTCTTTACCCGACAGCTTCCTCAGCCGCCGCTTGGCCCCCTTGGTACCCTTCCTCTGGAGCTTCCTCCTCAGTCTCCGGTGGCGAGGGCGCACCGAGTTCAGGCGCCTCCCGCTGTATGCCTCGCCATCCGAGTCGGTGGCGATATGGACGATACCGAGGTCAACCCCCAGCACCCCCTCGACCTCTACTGGGTCAGGCTCCTCGACGTTGACGGTGGCGAACAGGTAAAACTCGCCCCTTACGTAGGCCAGGTCGGTCTCGCCCTGCCGGGTCTGGAGCAACTTCCGCTGGTATTCCCCAGCGGCAAAGGGGATGCTTTGCCGTCCCGCCACGGTCCAGATGGACACCCTGGAGGCCGTCAGGTTCCAGGAAAGTATCCGGTCGTCGTAGGTGATAGCCCCCAGTTCGCGGAAGGAGCGTTTGGCCTTCCTGTCCAGTTTGTAGGCGTCCACCACTTTGGCGTTGGCCCGAACCACCATCTGCGACGAGAGGCCGAACCGCTCTTTGGTGGCGTGGTAATGGAGGTGATGCAACGGAATCTGTTTGAAGGTTTGGGTTTCCCAGGCTACATCCGAGATGTAGTTGCAAGTCGCGTTGAAGCGCCGCAGGGTGTCCAGCAGGTACGCCCGCTGTTCGGGTGTGGGCAGGAGCTTGACCTTGGCGGTGAGCTTCACGAACGCAGTATGGCACAAATCCCTCAACCCTTGAAGGAGGTGAGCGGGTATCGCGCTCTAAGGAGCGCCGACCAAACTCCCGTTTGGTCGGGGTCTCTCGCCCCAGACCCCAAGCTGATGAAAAGGTTGACCCCACCCCGGCCCTCCCCGCACGCGGGAGCCCCCCTTGCCAATACCAGATGACGCCGCCCCGCCTTGGCGGGGCGGTCGACCGTCAGGGAGGGGTGTGCTCTGGGTTTTGGTTTTGCAGAGTATCTTTTTGCATCCGGTATAAGAGGGGAACAAGGCGTTTTGCGCAGCTACCCAAAACGAAAACCCCCTCCACAACAGGAGGGGGTTCACAAGCAGTGCTGCCTCAGACTTCGAGTACCTTGCGTCCGGCGTAGTAGCCGCAGTTGCTGCAAACGGTGTGGGGAGGGATGAGGGTCTTGCACTCGGGGCATTCGCCCAGCGTGGGAGCCTTGAGGGCAAAGTGGCTGCGGCGGGAATCGCGCCGGGCCTTGGAGGTCTTCTTCTTGGGTACAGGGTGCTTCGCCATTGCGAACCTCTTTCAATTGTGGAGACAGGGGTCTCCAGGCAAACCGCTCTCGAGTCTACTGGGCAGGGGCGATTTGGTCAACTTCTTATTCGATGCCCTCGAGGTCGAGCTTCTTGAGCTGCACGGCCAGCTTGCCCTCCCTGCCTTTTTGGCTGCGCTCGAGGCAGCAGTCTTGGGGGGCGCGTTTGAGGTTGGCTCCGCAGTACTCACACAGGCCCGGGCAGTCTTCCTGGCAGAGGGCAGTGTAGGGCAGCTCGAGGGCGAAGGCTTCGGAGAGGAAGGGGGAGAGCTCGAGGTCGGGCTTGCCGAAGAGGAAAATCTCCTCGTCGTCCTCCTCGATGGCCTCGAGGTGCTCCAGGCCCGGTTGGTAGCGCAGCATGTGCTGAAAGTAGGCCCGCACCAGGGTGGGAGTGGGGTCTAAGCAGCGGCGGCACTCCATCATGGCGTATCCGGCGATCTCGCCCGAGAGCCACAGCTCGCTCTCGCCCACCGCCGTCACGCTCACCCTCCACGAAACCACGTCCTGCAAGACGATGGTGTCGTTGCCCAGCTCGATTTTGCCGGCGATCTGGCCCCTGGCCTCGGTGCTGCCGCCCTCGCGCAGCAGGCGGGCCAGGTTGATGCTTTGAATTTCACCGTAGTCCATTCAAACCACCCTAGCACCGGGCGGGGGCGGGGTCAAGGTGAAAAGACTGACGCTTATGCAAAGCACTATGCATAACGCATGAATCAAGATACAAACGGCGTTTTTGGCCTATAGCATGGAGGCATGAAACGCATAGGCGTACTGGGAATGCCCATGGACTTGGGGCAGGGGAGGCGCGGGGTGGACATGGGCCCCAGCGCCATCCGCTATGCTCGGTTGCAGGCGGTGCTCGAGGAGCTGGGGCACGAGGTTCACGACTACGGCGACGTGGGCATCCCCATCGTTGAGAGCCTGCGCCACGAGCGCGAAAGCGGCGGCCTGAGCTACCTCGAGCCCATCCGCCGGGCCTGCCAGGATGCCATCGCCCACCTCGAGACCATGCCCGAGGGCACCTTCCCCATCTTGCTGGGGGGCGATCACTCCGTAGCCATGGCCTCGGTGACCGGGGCCAGCCGCCACCGGCGTATTGGCGTGGTTTGGGTAGATGCCCACGCCGACTTCAACACTCCCGCGACCTCGCCCAGCGGCAACATCCACGGGATGCCGCTGGCTCACCTATGCGGGCTGGGTGATCCCCGCCTGATCAACCTGGGTTGGGAAGGGGCCAAGGTGCGCCCGGAGGACGTAGTGCTCATCGGCATCCGTAGCCTCGACCCCGGCGAGGTGCGCCTGCTGCGCGAGCGCGGCGTGATGGTCTACACCATGAAGGAGGTGGATACCCTACGCGTCCCGGCCATCGCCCAGGCCGTGGCCGAGAAGTTCCGCAACTTTGAGCGTGTCCACGTCTCCCTCGACGCCGACGTGCTCGACCCCGAGATCGCCCCCGGTGTGGGCACCCCGGTGCCCGGCGGCCTCACCTACCGCGAGGCCCATTTGCTCATGGAACTCCTCTGCGACACCGGCTTGGTGACCAGCCTCGACTTGGTCGAGGTCAACCCCATCCTCGACATCGCCAACCGCACCGCCCGCATCATGGTCGAACTCGCCAGCAGCCTGCTGGGGAAGAAAATCTATTGAGCCTTCCTCCTTGCTAAACTCGAGCTTGTGAGCACCACGGGCGACACCAAGACCAAAACCCACACCCACACCCGCACGCCCCAGCTATACAAGGTGCTGCTCCTCAACGACGACTACACCCCGATGGACTTCGTGGTAGACGTGCTCATGCGTTTCTTCCGCAAGAGCGAGCTCGAGGCCACCCGCATCATGCTGGCGGTGCACCACCAGGGGGTGGGGGTGTGTGGGGTCTACCCCTTCGAGATCGCCGAGACCAAGGTGAACCAGGTCATGCAGGCCGCCGCCGAGGAAGGCCATCCCCTGCAATGCATCATGGAACCAGCGTGAGGGGAAAGGTGAACGGGTACCTAGCCAGCCGGGGGGAGGGCTGACATCCTGTAGCCTGGAAGCCGCTGCTGTTATGGTCACCTCCGAACTGCAAAAATCCATCGAGCGCGCCCTCGAGTGCGCCTTCGACCGGGGGCACGAGTACGCGGGGCTCGAGCACCTCATGCTGGCCCTGCTCGACGACGCCGACGCCAGGCGGGTGCTGCTGCGCTGCGGGGTGGACCTCGCCGCCCTGCGGGGCCAGCTCGAGACCGTGCTGGCCGAGATGGAGAACCTGCCCGGCGTCCAGCCCGTCCCCACCACCGCCTTCCAGCGGGTGTTGCAGCGGGCGGTGGCCCAGATGCGCTCGGCCGGGCGGGACCAGGCCAACGGGGCTAACGTGCTGGTGAGCATCATGGATGAGCGGCAGTCGCGGGTCTACGGCATCCTCGAAGACCTCGGGCTCTCGCGCTACAAGCTCACCAGCGCCATCTCGCGCGAGGCGCCACCTACCGGCACCGAGCCGGAGCCCCAAGAGGGCATCCCCGCCGAACTCGAAGAAGGCGGGGTGGCGCAGAACCCCCTCGAGGCCTACTGCACCGACCTCACCGCCCGCGCCCGCGCCGGGGAACTCGACCCGTTGGTGGGGCGGCGGGCCGAGCTCGAGCGCATCCTCACCGTGCTCTCGCGCCGCCAGAAGAACAACCCCCTGCTCGTCGGCGATCCCGGCGTGGGCAAGACCGCTTTGGTCGAGGGTCTGGCCCAGCGCATCGTGAGGGGCGAGGTGCCCGAGGGCTTAGCCGAGGCCGAGATCTTCGCCCTGGACCTGGGAGCCCTGCTGGCTGGAACCCGTTACCGCGGCGACTTCGAGGAGCGCCTCAAGGCGGTGGTCAAGGCGCTTTTTTCCCGTCCCAGGGCCATCCTCTTCATCGACGAGATCCACATGATCGTGGGGGCCGGCTCGACCACCGGCTCCACCGTCGACGCCTCCAACCTGCTCAAGCCTGCCCTCACCGGTAAGCTCAAGTGCATCGGGGCCACCACCTTCGCCGAGTACAAGTCCTTCGAGAAGGACCGGGCCATCGCCCGGCGCTTCCAGAAGATCGACGTGCTCGAGCCCACC
The window above is part of the Calidithermus timidus DSM 17022 genome. Proteins encoded here:
- a CDS encoding zinc ribbon domain-containing protein; translated protein: MVWVDPRNSSRECPHCGHTERANRPNQSTFQCRVCGFADHVDKVAALNLSVRGWAAVNPPNAGEANRALHGSVP
- a CDS encoding transposase, which translates into the protein MKLTAKVKLLPTPEQRAYLLDTLRRFNATCNYISDVAWETQTFKQIPLHHLHYHATKERFGLSSQMVVRANAKVVDAYKLDRKAKRSFRELGAITYDDRILSWNLTASRVSIWTVAGRQSIPFAAGEYQRKLLQTRQGETDLAYVRGEFYLFATVNVEEPDPVEVEGVLGVDLGIVHIATDSDGEAYSGRRLNSVRPRHRRLRRKLQRKGTKGAKRRLRKLSGKERRFAHDVNHTISKRIVEKAQRTNRAIALEDGQG
- the rpmF gene encoding 50S ribosomal protein L32, which translates into the protein MAKHPVPKKKTSKARRDSRRSHFALKAPTLGECPECKTLIPPHTVCSNCGYYAGRKVLEV
- a CDS encoding YceD family protein, producing the protein MDYGEIQSINLARLLREGGSTEARGQIAGKIELGNDTIVLQDVVSWRVSVTAVGESELWLSGEIAGYAMMECRRCLDPTPTLVRAYFQHMLRYQPGLEHLEAIEEDDEEIFLFGKPDLELSPFLSEAFALELPYTALCQEDCPGLCEYCGANLKRAPQDCCLERSQKGREGKLAVQLKKLDLEGIE
- the rocF gene encoding arginase, translating into MKRIGVLGMPMDLGQGRRGVDMGPSAIRYARLQAVLEELGHEVHDYGDVGIPIVESLRHERESGGLSYLEPIRRACQDAIAHLETMPEGTFPILLGGDHSVAMASVTGASRHRRIGVVWVDAHADFNTPATSPSGNIHGMPLAHLCGLGDPRLINLGWEGAKVRPEDVVLIGIRSLDPGEVRLLRERGVMVYTMKEVDTLRVPAIAQAVAEKFRNFERVHVSLDADVLDPEIAPGVGTPVPGGLTYREAHLLMELLCDTGLVTSLDLVEVNPILDIANRTARIMVELASSLLGKKIY
- the clpS gene encoding ATP-dependent Clp protease adapter ClpS gives rise to the protein MSTTGDTKTKTHTHTRTPQLYKVLLLNDDYTPMDFVVDVLMRFFRKSELEATRIMLAVHHQGVGVCGVYPFEIAETKVNQVMQAAAEEGHPLQCIMEPA